A region of the Curvibacter sp. AEP1-3 genome:
GAGCGGCGGTGCAAAAGGCGCTACCGGCCGTCCTGTGCCCCTGTTGGTCGAGTTTCTTTTGAGCCGGGTTGCAGGCAAGTGACTGACATCGCGTTCCATTTCGGTGCGCCCAACAAATTGGAATATGTGGGGCGCCTGCTGCGCAAAGCAGTAGCAAGGGGTGCCCGGTTGACGGTCCTGGCACCACCTGCGCAGGTGCAGTACCTTGATGCGAGCCTGTGGGCTACCTCTCCCACCGATTTTCTGGTGCACGCCGTTGATGACGGGCAAGAACCGCATGCGATGTGCCCGGTAGTTTTGACGTCCAGGGTGCACGGTGCGTTGAAAAACCATAGCGTATTGGTGAATTTGACGACCGCGGTGCCGGCTGATTTCGTTCAGTTTGAGCGGGTGATCGAAGTGGTATCCGTAGACGATGACGACCGGGCTTTGGCGCGCAACCGATGGAAGCAGTATGTGCAGCAAGGTTACGAGATTCAGCGGCACGATCTGAAGCTGAAAGGGGCTGAGTGATGCAGGCACCCAAGGCGACCCCGAGGTTTTTGCCGACCTTGACTGAGGTTGTAAAGCCATCGGCACCTCTTTCTGAGGAGCCCATGCAGCCGTCGGCTGAACCGCCCGTGCCAAGTCCTTTGACTCAAGATGCGTTGGTGGCTGCGGTGATGGAGCGTCTGTTACCCAATCTGGAGCACCAGGTGCAGAATGCTTTGCGACAGAGCTTGCAGGCTCAGTTGGAACTGCTTTTGCCGGCTGTGATGGCGGACCTCGAAAACGCAGTGCGTTCCGCGGTCAGAGAAGCTACCGCCCATTCTCGAGATGCCAACCACTCGTAGTGCATGGTGTGGGGCATTGCGTGCTCAGTCGCACGGACTTTTTCTAAAAAGTTTTCGCTGGAGTCCGGAATGCGCAAAATTACGGGCTAGAATACGAGGCTCTGGAGCGGTGGATGAGCGGTTTAAGTCACACGCCTGGAAAGCGTGCGTGGGGTAAAACCCACCGCGGGTTCGAATCCCGCCTGCTCCGCCAGAAAACAGACAGCCCGTAGCGCGTTAGCGTTACGGGCTTTTTTGTTGCCCGCCGTGTTTGACCTATTTGCTGGACTGCACCATCTTCATGGCGGTCGCGATCAGGCCGGACACCTCGCTCATATTGCCGGGGATGATCAAGGTCGTGGTCGCATCGGCGGCCACCTTGCCATAGGCGTCTACTGCGCGTTCGGCCACCTTGAGTTGTACCGCCTGTTCACCCCCGGGTTGCCGGATGGCCGCTGCAATGCGTTCGATGGCGGAGGCCGTAGCTTCTGCTACCGCAGTAATCGAGGCAGCCTCACCTTGTGCGCTGTTGATGGCTGCCTGCTTTTCGCCCTCCGAACGCGCGATGAAGGCCTCGCGTTCGCCGGTAGCGATGTTGATCTGCTCCTGGCGACGGCCTTCGGAGGCCGCAATCAATGCGCGTTTCTCGCGTTCAGCCGTGATCTGGGCCTGCATGGCATGCAGGATCTCTTTGGGCGGCGTCAGGTCCTTGATTTCATAGCGGAGCACTTTCACGCCCCAGTTCAAGGCCGCCTCGTCAATCGCTGCGACGACCTGGGCGTTGATGATGTCTCGCTCTTCAAAGGTTTTGTCCAGCTCCAGTTTGCCGATGACCGAGCGCAAGGACGTTTGCGCCAGCTGAGAAATCGCGACGATGTAGTTGCTGGAGCCGTAGCTGGCCCGCATGGCATCAGTGACCTGGAAATACAGAATGCCATCTACCTGCAGTTGGGTGTTGTCCTTGGTGATGCAGACCTGACTGGCGATATCGAGCGGGATTTCCTTCAGCACATGCTTGTAGGCCACCTTGTCGATGAAGGGCACCAGAAAGTTCAAGCCGGGGGTGAGGGTGCCGTGGTACTTGCCGAGCCGCTCAATCACCCAGGCATGCTGCTGCGGCACTACCTTGACGGAGCGCGTCACAAAAATCACGGCGATAACCAAAAGTACGATTGCGATTTCCATAGGGTTTCCTTCTTACAATTTGTCGACCAACAGGCGGTTGCCCACCATTTCTGCCACGCGGTGCGCTCCCGGTACCGGAATGACTCCGGTGCGATGAATAGCGGTCCAATGGGCTCCACGGTACTGAACGCTGGCGGTGCCATCCGGATTCCAAGCGTTGATTTGCACGGTTTCACCGATATCGA
Encoded here:
- a CDS encoding DNA polymerase III subunit chi, coding for MTDIAFHFGAPNKLEYVGRLLRKAVARGARLTVLAPPAQVQYLDASLWATSPTDFLVHAVDDGQEPHAMCPVVLTSRVHGALKNHSVLVNLTTAVPADFVQFERVIEVVSVDDDDRALARNRWKQYVQQGYEIQRHDLKLKGAE
- a CDS encoding SPFH domain-containing protein → MEIAIVLLVIAVIFVTRSVKVVPQQHAWVIERLGKYHGTLTPGLNFLVPFIDKVAYKHVLKEIPLDIASQVCITKDNTQLQVDGILYFQVTDAMRASYGSSNYIVAISQLAQTSLRSVIGKLELDKTFEERDIINAQVVAAIDEAALNWGVKVLRYEIKDLTPPKEILHAMQAQITAEREKRALIAASEGRRQEQINIATGEREAFIARSEGEKQAAINSAQGEAASITAVAEATASAIERIAAAIRQPGGEQAVQLKVAERAVDAYGKVAADATTTLIIPGNMSEVSGLIATAMKMVQSSK